Proteins from one Nicotiana tabacum cultivar K326 chromosome 23, ASM71507v2, whole genome shotgun sequence genomic window:
- the LOC107769428 gene encoding expansin-B4-like precursor translates to MSYPPIPQYSFYLFIILAMFSLSLKTCSSVPSKLVNISMAETDPFLPAVATWYGDPDGAGSDGGACGYGNDVRNPPFSAMVSAGNSNLFKGGKGCGACYQVICKEKVDCSEIPITVTITDECPATCGDGAPFHFDLSGTAFGALAKPGQADLFRGAGILNITYKRVACNYPQTTVTFKIDLGSNPSYFSCVIEFENGDGDLDIVELQTSGSDQWLPMKQLWGANWNIDLVPPQATAPFSIRLTTLDSKKTLVAENVIPVDWAPGKSYRSIVNF, encoded by the exons ATGTCATACCCTCCTATTCCTCAATATTCCTTTTATCTATTTATCATTCTTGCTATGTTTAGTTTATCATTGAAAACCTGTTCTAGTGTGCCTTCTAAGTTAGTAAACATCTCCATGGCTGAAACAGATCCATTCTTACCCGCCGTCGCAACGTGGTACGGCGATCCTGACGGAGCTGGCAGTG ATGGTGGAGCCTGTGGATATGGAAACGACGTAAGGAAtcctccattttctgcaatggtATCAGCTGGAAATAGCAATCTTTTTAAAGGGGGAAAAGGTTGTGGAGCTTGCTATCAG gtAATATGCAAAGAGAAAGTAGATTGTTCTGAGATTCCAATTACAGTGACAATCACAGATGAGTGCCCAGCCACTTGCGGCGACGGTGCTCCTTTTCATTTTGATTTAAGTGGAACTGCTTTTGGTGCCTTAGCTAAGCCTGGCCAAGCTGATTTATTTCGTGGAGCTGGAATTCTCAATATTACATATAAAAG AGTTGCCTGCAATTATCCACAAACAACAGTGACATTCAAGATCGACCTTGGCTCTAATCCTAGCTATTTTAGctgtgtgattgagtttgaaaATGGAGACGGAGATCTTGATATAGTAGAGCTTCAAACATCTGGCTCAGATCAATGGCTTCCAATGAAACAATTGTGGGGAGCAAATTGGAATATTGACTTGGTACCCCCACAAGCAACTGCTCCATTTTCCATTAGGTTGACTACTTTGGATTCCAAGAAGACTCTGGTTGCAGAAAATGTGATTCCAGTGGATTGGGCCCCTGGCAAATCCTATCGTTCAATCGTCAACTTTTAA